The sequence GCATCCAGAGTGTGGAGCGTGGACATAACAAGGTGTCCGGTCTCTGCGGCGTGCATCGCCGTTTCTATGGTTTCCAGATCACGCATCTCACCCACGAGGATAACGTCCGGGTCCTGCCTAAGGGCACGCTTGAGGGCTTCGGAGAACGAGTTGGTATCAGCGCCGACCTCCCTCTGAGCTATGATGCAGTTTTTATCCACGTGCATAAACTCTATGGGGTCTTCGACGGTAATTACGTTTACACGCTTGTGGGTGTTGATATAGTCGATCATCGCCGCCAGAGTGGTTGACTTCCCGCTCCCTGTGATGCCTGTCACAAGTACAAGTCCTCTGTTCTCCAAGGCGATCGTCTTTATGACTTCGGGGAGACTGAGCTTCTCTATGTCGGGAATATCTATGGGGATTGTCCTGAAAACCATGCTGATTACGCCGCGCTGGAGAAATGCGTTCACCCTGAAGCGCCCGACCTTCGGCACGGCATAGGCGAAGTCCGCCTCCTTGCCTTCCTTAAATCGGTTTTTGGCGCTCTGAGGCATTACGTCCGTGGCAATTTTGAGAGTGTCCTCCGCGTTGAGCTTGGGAAGCCCCTGAATGGACTCAAGTGAGCCGTGCAGCCTCACGGTGGGCGGTCTGCCGACTTTGAGGTGGAGATCTGACGCTCCCATTGCGACTGTTCTCTGAAGAATAGTATTAATGTCCACGGCATTAACCTCCGACTTAATAGTAAAAATTTGCCATCAATGGAAATTTTTACACACGCTCGCGCCTTGCAGAGCAAGGCTTCGCTGCGCACGGCTCAACTCCTTCCGTGGAGTTGTTATAGCATTATCATCATTGCGAACCCTGAGGTGTCATTCTGAGCAACTGCGTAGAATCTCTCAGTATTTATTCAGAGATCCTTCACCTCGTTCAGGAGACACATCAGCACCACTGACAGCAGCCCTCCTTATTACAAAGGAAGGGCAGGAAGGATTTAAGAATATCCCTTAAGCAAAAAGCCTATTTGAATTTTACCTTTATTCTTTTTCAGCGGCAACGGCGATTCCGTAGTGTCCCCTGATCTTAGCGTCTATTTCCTTAGTTATTTCCTGATTAGCGGTAAGAAAAGCCCTTGCGTTCTCCTTACCCTGTCCGAGTTTGGTGTCGCCGTAGCTGAACCACGCTCCGGCTTTGTTGATGATGTCAAGCTTAGCGCCGAGGTCTATAAGCACGCCGATTTTTGAAACGCCTTCACCGTAGAGAATGTCGAA is a genomic window of Geovibrio thiophilus containing:
- a CDS encoding type IV pilus twitching motility protein PilT translates to MDINTILQRTVAMGASDLHLKVGRPPTVRLHGSLESIQGLPKLNAEDTLKIATDVMPQSAKNRFKEGKEADFAYAVPKVGRFRVNAFLQRGVISMVFRTIPIDIPDIEKLSLPEVIKTIALENRGLVLVTGITGSGKSTTLAAMIDYINTHKRVNVITVEDPIEFMHVDKNCIIAQREVGADTNSFSEALKRALRQDPDVILVGEMRDLETIETAMHAAETGHLVMSTLHTLDAPETINRIISVFPPHQQEQIRIQLAGIIKAVISQRLVPTSDGHGRVAAIEVMVSNATIRECITDKMKTRQITDFIEQGRSVYGSQSFDQSLIDHVRSGQVTFEEAMKWAKKPDDFALKMRGISSSSDNEENEWKLGGMLNKEEEE